A part of Candidatus Methylomirabilota bacterium genomic DNA contains:
- a CDS encoding SDR family oxidoreductase: MGAGHALVTGGAGFIGSHLTEALLARRRSVRVLDDFSSGRREFLPDHPNLQVLAGDLRDSALLERAVTGVDVIFHQAALRSVPKSIDDPFAYHDVNVTGTMRLLLAARAAGVRRLVFASSSAVYGNQPVLPLREDMRPQPISPYGASKLIGEHYCANFALHYGLETVSLRYFNVFGPRQDPQSEYAAVVARFIQAALRGEPLEVHGDGKQTRDFTYVANVVEANLAAAEAPGVGGEVFNVACGDRLSVLDIARGIEEILGRRLSARHTPPRAGDVRDTQADVTRARERLRYTPSISFTEGLRRTVAAFSA; this comes from the coding sequence GTGGGTGCCGGGCACGCCCTCGTCACCGGCGGCGCAGGCTTCATCGGCTCGCATCTGACCGAGGCGCTCCTCGCCCGAAGGCGGTCCGTCCGCGTCCTGGACGACTTCTCGAGCGGCCGGCGCGAGTTCCTGCCGGATCACCCGAACCTCCAGGTGCTGGCCGGCGACCTCCGCGATTCCGCCCTGCTCGAGCGGGCCGTGACCGGCGTCGACGTGATCTTTCACCAGGCGGCGCTCCGGTCGGTCCCCAAGTCCATCGACGATCCGTTCGCGTACCACGACGTCAACGTGACGGGGACCATGCGACTGCTCCTGGCGGCCCGGGCGGCTGGCGTCCGCCGGCTCGTCTTCGCGTCCTCCTCCGCCGTCTACGGGAACCAGCCTGTCCTGCCGCTTCGGGAGGACATGCGGCCGCAGCCGATCTCGCCCTACGGCGCGTCCAAGCTGATCGGCGAGCACTACTGCGCCAACTTCGCCCTGCACTACGGCCTGGAGACGGTCTCCCTGCGCTACTTCAACGTGTTCGGCCCGCGCCAGGACCCCCAGTCCGAGTATGCCGCGGTGGTGGCGCGGTTCATCCAGGCCGCCCTCCGCGGCGAGCCCCTCGAGGTGCACGGAGACGGCAAGCAGACCCGTGACTTCACCTACGTCGCCAACGTCGTCGAGGCCAACCTCGCCGCGGCGGAGGCCCCGGGGGTCGGCGGCGAGGTCTTCAACGTCGCCTGCGGGGACCGGCTCTCGGTGCTGGACATTGCCCGGGGGATCGAGGAGATCCTCGGCCGGCGGCTGTCGGCGCGCCACACGCCGCCCCGGGCCGGCGACGTCCGGGATACCCAGGCCGACGTGACGCGGGCCCGGGAGCGTCTCCGCTACACGCCGAGCATCAGCTTCACGGAGGGTCTCCGGCGGACAGTCGCGGCCTTCTCGGCCTAG